The sequence GCATCTACAGCCAGGCCGGCGGCCAGCCGCTGCTGCGCGCCAACTTCCCCGAGCAATGGCGCGAGTTCGAGGGCATGGGCAGCTACGCCGACTGGCGCTTCGTCGCCGAGAAAGCCTTCGAGGGCAACGACGCCGGCATCGCCACGGGCAGGGGGGACGAACAATGAGCCGCCTGCTGCTCGCCGTGCTGCTGAGCGTGCTCGCGCTCGGCCAGGCCCATGCCGACGCCGAGGACGAGATGAAGGGCTTCATCGTCGACGAAACCATTTCCCACATCGGCCACGACTTCTATCGCTACTTCAGCGAACGCCTGCGCGACAGCACGCCCCTGGACTTCAACCTGGTGGTGCGCGAACGCCCGTCGGCGCGCTGGGGCAGCCTGGTCTGGGTGGAGAACCAGCAGCGCGTGGTGTACCGCGAGTTCCTGCCGCCGAACACCGCCGAACTCAAGCCCGTTGCCTACGCCGCCGCCAACCAGGTGGCCGAGGCGGTGGTCCGTCAACGCCTGGAAATGTTGCTCCAGGACACCAGTGACATCGAGAGGGACGAACTATGAAGCGCAGCACGCTATCGCTCGCCAGCCTGCTTTTCCTGCTCGGCAGCGCCGAGGCCACGGAACTGGTGTACACGCCGGTGAACCCGTCGTTCGGCGGCAACCCGCTCAACGGCACCTGGCTGCTGAACAACGCCCAGGCGCAGAACGACCATGAGGATCCCGACGCCCGCAGAAGCTCGGCCTTCACCGGCACCACGGCGCTGCAGCGCTTCAGCAGCCAGCTGGAGTCGCGCCTGCTGTCGCAGCTGCTGACCAACATCGAGAACGGCAACACCGGCAGCCTGAGCACCGATTCCTTCCTCATCGACATCATCGACGACTCCGGGGCGCTGAGCATCCAGATCACCGACAAGGTCAGCGGCGAGGTCTCGGAAATCCAGGTCAACGGACTGGGCCCGCAGCAGTAGGGCCATCCAGGCATTCGAGTATTCAGGGAGACGGGCCATGAACGCAGCACTGAAGATAATGATGCTGGCGGTCGCTCTGGCGGGCTGCGGATTGCGCGAGCCCATGCCGGCCACACAGGACGTGGAGACCCCGACGCTGACCCCGCGGGCCTCCACCTACAAGGA is a genomic window of Pseudomonas knackmussii B13 containing:
- a CDS encoding curli assembly protein CsgF, whose amino-acid sequence is MKRSTLSLASLLFLLGSAEATELVYTPVNPSFGGNPLNGTWLLNNAQAQNDHEDPDARRSSAFTGTTALQRFSSQLESRLLSQLLTNIENGNTGSLSTDSFLIDIIDDSGALSIQITDKVSGEVSEIQVNGLGPQQ
- the csgE gene encoding curli production assembly/transport protein CsgE translates to MSRLLLAVLLSVLALGQAHADAEDEMKGFIVDETISHIGHDFYRYFSERLRDSTPLDFNLVVRERPSARWGSLVWVENQQRVVYREFLPPNTAELKPVAYAAANQVAEAVVRQRLEMLLQDTSDIERDEL